In Cydia amplana chromosome 13, ilCydAmpl1.1, whole genome shotgun sequence, a single genomic region encodes these proteins:
- the LOC134653287 gene encoding brachyurin-like, with protein MKLLLVTLLVASAYAEYTEDTASTLTAFGYLTRYGVPRLEAIKAAEEAYNNSPESRIVGGAASSPGQFPYQAGLLIDLIGFDGQAVCGGVLVSNQRLLTAAHCWFDGLHQAWRFTVVLGTVQLFTGGTRVETSSVATHPQWFPALIRNDIAVIYLPTAVVMSATIIPVALPSGAQLNEDFAGEIAIASGFGLTSDGGSLTINQYLSHVTLNVITNRACSIGFPFVIQESNICTRGFGGVGTCSGDSGGPLVVYRDGRPVLIGITSFGIAFGCELIFPSAFARVTSFTDFINTHL; from the exons ATGAAGCTATTACTGGTAACTTTGCTGGTAGCGTCCGCTTATGCGGAGTACACCGAGGATACTGCAAGTACTCTTACCGCTTTTGGGTACTTGACTAGGTACGGTGTGCCTCGCTTGGAAGCTATCAAGGCGGCTGAGGAGGCCTATAACAATAGCCCGGAATCTAGGATTGTAGGTGGTGCTGCTTCATCGCCCGGACAGTTCCCTTACCAA GCTGGCCTTCTAATCGACCTCATCGGCTTTGACGGCCAAGCGGTCTGCGGGGGCGTACTCGTCAGCAACCAGCGCCTGTTGACGGCTGCCCACTGCTGGTTCGACGGGCTGCACCAGGCGTGGCGCTTCACCGTGGTGCTGGGCACCGTGCAGCTGTTCACGGGAGGCACCAGGGTGGAGACAAGCTCTGTGGCGACCCATCCTCAATGGTTCCCAGCGCTCATTCGCAACGACATTGCTGTTATTTACTTGCCTACGGCGGTTGTTATGTCAG CTACTATTATCCCTGTCGCTCTACCATCTGGAGCCCAGCTCAACGAAGACTTCGCTGGCGAAATCGCCATTGCTTCTGGTTTTGGTCTGACCTCAGATG GCGGTTCCCTCACAATCAACCAGTATCTGAGCCACGTTACGCTTAACGTGATCACCAACAGAGCCTGTTCGATCGGCTTTCCCTTCGTGATTCAAGAATCCAACATCTGCACTCGCGGGTTCGGCGGTGTGGGCACCTGCAGCGGTGACTCTGGTGGACCTTTGGTTGTGTACAGGGACGGAAGACCTGTTTTG ATTGGAATCACCTCTTTCGGCATCGCATTCGGCTGCGAGCTGATTTTCCCTTCAGCATTCGCCAGGGTGACGTCATTTACCGACTTCATCAACACCCACTTGTAA